The window TTCCCATTAACTTAACCACATCTATAACTGCCTTTGGCTTAAACTGTTGCATTAACCATGCTGATATATTGTTTTCCGAGTTAGCTAAACCCCATTTCAATGTAACCATTTGACGATCATATTTGGAACTGCCAGAGCTTTGTGGCGTCCATGTATCGCCCGTAGGAAGTAAAAATGTAACCGGAACGTTAGGCACTTCATAACAAGGAGTATATCCCTCCTGCATTGCTAATGTGTACAAAAACGGTTTAAAGGTTGAACCAACTTGCCTTTTCCCACTCTTAACAGCATCATATTTAAAATGCTTGTAATTAATTCCACCAACATAGGCCTTTATCTCTCCTGTATGGTGATCCATAGCCATAAAACCACAGTGCAAAAAGTGCTTGTAATATTTTATCGAATCAAGGGGCGACATAACTGTATCTACATCACCACGATACGAAAATACTCTCATTTCTGTTTTTGTGTTGAAATTATCTAAAATTTCATCCCAAGTCATTCCAGATTTATTAAGTACTCTATATCGTTCACTACGACGAATTGACAACTTAATAATATGATCAACCTCATCTGGAGTTAGCTCATTTGAATATGGGGCAGTCTTACTATATCGTTTTTCTGCTCTAAAAGCAGGTTGTATCTCGTAAGCTAAGTGCTCAAATACAGCATCCTCTGCATACTCCTGCATTTTAGAATTTATGGTAGCATAAATCTTCAATCCATCACGATACAAATCATATTTTGAGCCATCTGGCTTAAAGTTTTTATTACACCATCCAAACAAAGGATCTGTGTTCCAAAGGTCAGCATCTCTCTCGAAACTCTCTGGGTTTCGATAATTGCGTTCATACGGATTTTCTGCACTTATATACATTCGAAGCATTTCGCGAAAATAGGTGGCTAGTCCCGCTGTATGATCTAACAAATTATAATCAAGCTCTATAGGGAGTGACGAAAGCGAATCATAATCATGTTTCGACAAATATCCGTATTTAACCATTTGAGACATCACAACGTTTCTACGTTGCGTAGAGCGTTCTGTGTTTCTTACGGGATTATACATAGAAGGTGCTTTTAAAAGCCCAACAAGAACTGCTGCCTCCTCAACTTTAAGAGTTTTAGGCGATTTGTTAAAAAACGTACGAGAGGCCGAACGTATCCCAAAGGCGTTACCACCAAAGGAAACTGTATTTAAGTACATAACCATAATCTCCTTTTTGGTATAGTTGCGTTCAAGTTTAACGGCAGTTACCCACTCCTTAAATTTAGCTATACTAAGGTGCGCCATACGTCCTATAGAACTACGGTGTTCTGCTGTGTCACGAGGAAAGAGATTTTTTGCAAGTTGTTGAGTTATTGTGCTACCTCCACCCTTGTTTGTTCCTGTCATTACCCCCACAAATACTCTAACCAATGCTATTGCGTCAATCCCTGCGTGTTTTTCAAATCTGTAATCTTCCGTAGCTAGCAGCGCTGTTACCAAATGAGGAGACAACTCATCAAACGTTGCATATGTTCTATTTTCAATAAAATATCCCCCAAGAACGATATTGTCTTCAGAAATAACCTGAGAAGCTATATTACTCTTTGGATTCTCCAAATCCTCAAAGCCAGGCATAAAACCCATAGCACCTGAGCCTATTAAAAGGAGTATTACAAAAAATATAACAATTGGCGAGAATACAATTAAATATATTGCCATTATAGACCTCTTGCTCATATACTTATAATTTTTCTATTTAATATAATATATGTTGATAATTTCAATTCACTAAGCCAACGCTTTAGACATAATAACGCTATTGTTTTTTCGTATCAGTTATTAAAACAATAATATCTTGGATGACAAATATAGCACAAAATACATCGTAGACTTATTTTAATCGTGTTATTTATTGAATGTGTCAAAAATAAATATATCGTTTTACACCCTGACTATTCGACTATTAAACACATTTTATACGTTGCAAAGCACAATAAACTAGTTTTAAAATAAAGTTTTTAAACAAAAAAAGTCTAAAGAGTAATTTTAAATCTCTTATTTTTGCATCAAAAAAAATTGAAGAATAAATTTGAAATAACAATTCGCTTGTTGTGTCAAAATTTTTTAGTCTGTCAAGATATTACTCTTATAAAACCAATAACAATTAAACTGCTAAATGAAGAACCTTGTAATTGTAGAATCACCAGCCAAAGCAAAAACCATTGAGAAATTTCTTGGTAAAAATTATACCGTTAAGTCAAGTTATGGACATATACGCGATTTGTCTAAAAAAAATCTTGGTATTGATATAGAGGATGGATTTATTCCCAATTATGAAATAGACTCGGGTAAACAAAAAATAGTTACAGAACTCAAGGAGAGTGTTAAGAAAGCTAATATGGTATATCTCGCATCTGATGAAGACCGCGAGGGAGAAGCAATAGCGTGGCACTTAGCCGAAGTTCTAAAACTTGATAATAAAAATTCTAAAAGAATTGTTTTCCATGAAATTACACCAAAAGCTATTGAACATGCAATAAAAAATCCACGAGACATTGATAAAAATCTTGTCAATGCTCAACAAGCACGAAGAGTACTCGATCGTTTAGTAGGATTTGAAATATCACCTCTGCTTTGGCGTAAAATCAAGCCTTCATTGTCAGCAGGACGAGTACAGTCTGTTGCTGTTAGGCTTATCGTAGAAAGAGAACGCGAAATACAAAATTTCAAATCAAGCTCAAGTTTCAAAGTTATCGGACATTTTATTTGTCACAAAAACAATCAAGACTACTTGATTAAAGCCGAATTGAACAAAAGACTCAATGAAAAAGAGGTAAAAGAGTTATTAAAATCATGCTCTGATTATCAGTTTTCAGTCAGCGAAATACAAACAAAACCCGCTCGTAAAACACCAGCAGCTCCATTTACCACGTCAACTCTTCAACAAGAAGCCAGTAGAAAATTTGGATTCTCGGTTTCACAAACAATGGTAATTGCACAAAGATTATACGAGAACGGGTTTATAACATATATGCGTACCGACTCAACAAATCTCTCCGAAGATGCCTTAGCTGCAGCAAAAAAACAAATAACCTCTGTGTTCGGGCAAGAGTATTCTCAAACTCGACGCTACACAACAAAAGCCAAAGGAGCACAAGAAGCACACGAAGCTATACGACCAACATATTTCCAAAATCAAAGCATAAAAGGAAATGCTGCCGACCAGAAACTATACGATTTAATATGGAAACGAACTGTAGCCTCACAAATGAGCGATGCTATTATTGAAAAAACCACCATTACCATACCATCTCCGAAAAAAGAGTACAAATTTATCGCTATAGGAGAGGTAATCAAATTCGATGGATTTTTAAAACTGTATATAGAGTCGTACGACGATGAAAATGAAGATAAAGAGGCAGAACAAAATATTGGTCTTCCTCCAATAAAAGAGGGACAACCACTTACCAATTCGTTAATAGAGGCGACAGAAAGATTTTCTCAACATCCACCAAGATACTCAGAAGCAACATTAGTTCGCAAACTCGAGGAGCTTGGTATTGGAAGACCGTCAACATACGCCCCAACAATTTCAACTATTCAGCAACGCGAATACGTTGTTAAAAAAGATCGTGCTGGAGAAAAAAGAAAAATTAAAATTATCAAGTTACAAAACAAAGTAATCAAAGATATAGAGAAAACCGAAACTTATGGAGCAGAAAAGTCAAAACTGTTCCCAACTGATATCGGGATAGTTGTAAACGACTATTTAGTTGATAAATTTGAAAATATTCTTGACTACAGTTTTACTGCCAATATCGAAAAAGAGTTCGATGATATTGCCGCAGGCACATTGCAGTGGGATCAAATGTTAAACGAATTTTATACTCCATTTCACGAAACTGTTGTGAAAGCAAGTACTGAAAAGGATAGAAAACGTGTCGGAGAAAGAATTCTTGGAACTGACCCTAAGAGCGGAAAACAAATATCAGTGAAAATTGGGCGTTACGGAGCAATGGCGCAAATAGGAACATCTGACGATGATGAGAAACCACGATTTGCAGCATTAAGAGCCGACCAAAGTATTGAAACAATAACACTTGAGGAAGCCCTGCAACTATTCGCTCCTCCTAAAAATTTCGGTACTTTTGAAGGGTACGAAATCACATACGGTTCAGGACGTTTTGGGCCATATCTAAAACACAATGGACTTTATTATAGCATTAAAAAAACCGAAAATGTTGATGACATCGATAATAAAAAAGCTATAGAGATAATATTAAACAAACGAGAGACAGATGCTCAAAAAATCATAAAAACATTTGAAGAAAACGCAGATATAAAAATTTTGAGAGGAAGATTTGGACCATATATCTCATATCAGAAAAAAAATTATAAAATTCCAAAAACACAAGATCCCGAAGAATTATCAATCGAATCATGTTTTGAAATCATAAATAAACAAGATTCTGCCAAAAAAACCGAAAAGAGCAAAACAACAAAAACCACAAAAACCAAAAAGGGTACATCAAAAAAATAAGTCTAAATGTTTGAGTTAAAAGATTTTTTTAAACAGCCAGAGACAGAAAGCATAGAGAAGTCAAGTAATTCAAAAACGAAAATACACAAGGCTTGGGAAAACGGATATGATATTTCCAATTTCAAGATGGCAATTGTGGGTATTTCAGACAACAGACATATTGAAAAAATTAATAATCAGCAGAATAAAACATTACAGCAGATACGACAACATCTGTTTGAAATCTTATTGCCTAATAGCAAGCTATTAGTTGATTTAGGAGATTTAATTGAGGGCAAAACTGTAAAAGATTCGTATTATGCATTATCTCAGGTTATTACAACATTACACTCAAAACAAATAATACCATTAATAATAGGTAGTGGAGACGACTACATATACGGAATTCACTTGTCTCTAAAAGAGTTAAACAAAAACATGAAACATGTACATATCGACTACCAATTTGATAATAAGCAAAATAGAACAAAAGTAATCGATAGAGATAACTATTTTTACCACGCAAGCAAATTAGAGAAAACTATATCAGAAATTAGCATCTTGGGTACACAAGCCTACTATTCTGATTCTGAAGACTTCTCTAAAAACAATAAGATTATGTTCTCCTCTCACCGATTAGGGTGGATAAGACAAAATCTATTCGATTCAGAGCCACTGCTTAGAAATGCCCATATAGTCACATGTGACATGAACTCAATTAAAATATCCGATAATCCTGCCAACTATTTAGGAATGCCTAATGGATTTTACGCTGAAGAAATCTGTCAACTTGCTTGGTATGCAGGATATTCGGGTCAAACATCGGTTTTTGGTGTTTTTAATTATTTCTCAGATTTCGATTTTAGGGATACTGGCAGTAAACTTATTTCCCAAATAATATGGCATTTTATTGATGGGTATATGCAAAATCCAAGTGAAAATCCCGAAAATGGATTAAAAAATTTCGAACAATTGCATGTTTTTTGTGAAATAATCTCAACAGATCTACTGTTCATAAAAAGCAAAAAAACTAATAGATATTGGTTAATGATAGAAAACAGGCAAGAAAAAACAAAAAGTATTTTTCTTCCAATATCAAAAAATGATTATTTAGAAGCTGCTGGCAACAAAATATCAGATCAAATAATACACTACTTATCAAACAATAGCTAAATTAACAGGCGAAATGTTTTATAAAATAAAATTTTCGCATTATTATTGCGTTAATAATTTTATCGACAAACAATTATTCATTATGTTTGCACATAAAATTATTTTTTATTTACTTTACCGTCTTGAACGATGTAAAGTTTATGAGTTTTAACATGAATCTCGCAAAATGAGGACATATATAACCACCATACTCTTGTTTGTGTCAGTGATAGTCGTTGGACAGCAGTTGCCGCAGTCGACTTTTTTCAATTATGACCACATGACAATAAACCCTGGATACGCTGGGACTCAAGAAGGTGTATGTATTAATGTACTCGCTAGAAATCAATGGATGGGATTTGAAGGAGCACCAGCAACTCAAAAATTTGATGTTCATACGCCTTTCAAACTCTTTGGGCTTGAACATGGTGTAGGATTAGCACTGTTCAATGACAAATACGGATTTGCAAATGATATTAGCTCCACCCTTTCTTACGCTTTTTTAAAAAATATAGGTTTCGGTAAATTAGGAGTAGGTGTAGGATTTGGGTTAAATAATCAAAAATTAGAAGGAGAATGGGAACCACCACAAATCGGACAAGACAATCTTATTCCAACTGCATCGGCAAAAGGAAAGTTAGCGTTTTCCTTTAATGTGGGGGCTTTTTACAAAACCTCGAATGTGTTTTTAGGATTATCGGTAATGAATGTAAACGCTGGGGATATGTCTTACAAAGATAACACTGGAGTAACAAAGTACTCTTATCTAGTAAGACATTATAACATAACTGCCGGGTATAATTACCAACTTTCAAATCCACTTTTTGAAATAGAACCTGCTGTGCTAATATCAACAATAGGGAGTTCTACACGAATAAACATTAACGGTACACTTCGTTACAGAGATAAAGTATGGGGTGGTGTTGGTTACAGAAATACTGACGCAATAACAACATTTATAGGTGCAGAATTTTTAGAAGGATTACTTTTTGGTGTAGCTTATGATATAACTACGTCAAAAATTGCTAAATTTGACGACGGATCCGTCGAGATCTTTTTAAGATATGTTTTTAAAATTGGAATTGAAAAAGACCATTCTAATTACAAAAGTATCAGGTTTTTATAAGTACGATGTAAAACAGCTGAAATATGAAAAAATTATTTTATTTATTTATAGCAACAATTTTCCTTTACTCATGCAGTAATACGGACACGGGCGAGCTAACGGGAGTTTTGGACAGAGCACCTGTATATAGCTACGATCCTTATGGTATGGTGTTAATCCCACAAGGTAGTTTTGTTCAAGGTTCAGGAGATGAAGACCTTCCATGGTCTTTAAATGCTGAAGCAAAAACGATTTCAGTAGCTGCTTTTTGGATGGACGACACAGAAATCACAAACAATGAATATCGTCAATTTGTATATTGGGTTCGAGACTCAATTGCACGTCTTGAGATTTCAAACAGTGGAGCTATTGACATTGAAGAAGCACGTGTCGCTTATAATTCGCTTGATCAAGACCTTAGAGTTGAACCGTACAATATTGAGGATCAAGATCTACCACTAAATTGGGAGTACGATATCCCTTGGACTGGTGAAGATCAAGAAATGTGGGACGCATATAACGTTGTAAAAGAAAAACTTTTTTACCCTAGCGAGGAACGCTTTACCCGTTTTATTGGTCGCGAAGAAATCGACACCAGAAAATTAATTTTTGAATACTCTTGGATTGATTTCAACCAAGCTGCACAAAAATATTTACTTGACGGGAAAGTTAGACGTAGAAACTATAGTGCCGAAGTTCTTGAGACTAAAGACTACGAACCAGATAAAGAAACAAACGTGCTTAATGCACAAGCTGTTGAAGAAAGATACGTGAACAGAAAATCATTCATTCAACGCAATCGTATTTTGGTTTATCCCGACACGCTAGTGTGGGTTGGTGACTTCTCATACTCCTATAACGAACCTTACGCATCAACATATTTTTCTCATCCAAACTATGATGATTATCCCGTTGTTGGTGTAACATGGGTACAAGCTACCGCTTTCTGCATTTGGAGAACAAATCTTATGACTAGCTATTTAGTAAGACAAGGAAATGCAATAGCCCACGACTACAAGCTTCCAACAGAGGCAGAATGGGAATATGCAGCACGAGGAGGTCTTGAACAAATGATGTATCCATGGGGAGGATATTATACACGAGACGCTAATGGATGCTTTCTGGCAAACTTTAAAGGAGTACGTGGAGATGTAACTAAAGATGGGGCATTCTATACAAGCGAAGTCGGATACTACGATCCTAACGACTATGGATTATATGACATGGCAGGAAACGTTGCAGAGTGGACGCGCGATGCTTTTGATGAATCAGCGTATAGCTACACTCATGACTTAAATCCATCTTATGAATACAATGCCAAAAAGGATGATCAACCTGTTTTAAAAAGAAAAGTAGTACGTGGTGGCTCTTGGAAAGATATTGCATTCTTTCTACAAAATGGAACCCGTACATACGAATATCAAGATACTGCAAAATCATACATAGGGTTCAGATGCGTACGCGCCCACATGGGAACTGCACCAGCTGTATCCTCTAAATCAAATGTTTACTAACTAATTTAAAACTGTATCATATGACACTTTCTGAATTTATTGCGAGTAAAACCTACAAAAATATAATGAAATTTGTTTACGGTTGGGGTGCAGCTGTAGTAATTGCTGGAGCTTTATTTAAAATTATGCACTGGCCAGGTTCCGGAATAATGCTTGTTACCGGGATGGGCGCAGAAGTACTTGTGTTCTTTCTGTCAGCATTTGAACCTCTACATGAGGAAGTTGACTGGACTCTTGTTTATCCCGAACTTGCCGGGATGACAGACAGCTTTGAACCTATTGATAGAGCGGACAGAGACAAAAGATATCAGGACAACCGCTTATTGGACATTGGTTACACTCCACCTGCACGTCACG is drawn from Bacteroidales bacterium and contains these coding sequences:
- a CDS encoding penicillin-binding protein; amino-acid sequence: MSKRSIMAIYLIVFSPIVIFFVILLLIGSGAMGFMPGFEDLENPKSNIASQVISEDNIVLGGYFIENRTYATFDELSPHLVTALLATEDYRFEKHAGIDAIALVRVFVGVMTGTNKGGGSTITQQLAKNLFPRDTAEHRSSIGRMAHLSIAKFKEWVTAVKLERNYTKKEIMVMYLNTVSFGGNAFGIRSASRTFFNKSPKTLKVEEAAVLVGLLKAPSMYNPVRNTERSTQRRNVVMSQMVKYGYLSKHDYDSLSSLPIELDYNLLDHTAGLATYFREMLRMYISAENPYERNYRNPESFERDADLWNTDPLFGWCNKNFKPDGSKYDLYRDGLKIYATINSKMQEYAEDAVFEHLAYEIQPAFRAEKRYSKTAPYSNELTPDEVDHIIKLSIRRSERYRVLNKSGMTWDEILDNFNTKTEMRVFSYRGDVDTVMSPLDSIKYYKHFLHCGFMAMDHHTGEIKAYVGGINYKHFKYDAVKSGKRQVGSTFKPFLYTLAMQEGYTPCYEVPNVPVTFLLPTGDTWTPQSSGSSKYDRQMVTLKWGLANSENNISAWLMQQFKPKAVIDVVKLMGIHSYIPEVPSICLGSADISLYEMVGAYGTFANKGIHVEPIFVTKIEDKNGNVLSTFSAVKNEAISKNAAYLMIDLLKSVVNQGTSVRLRLRYNLNGEIAAKTGTTNNHSDGWFMAIVPKLTCGVWVGGEERSIHFDNLSIGQGANMALPVFALFIQKVYADPSLNIYPTDTFEKPETITYSLDCGTKEEEVDVYEDEFFN
- the topA gene encoding type I DNA topoisomerase, encoding MKNLVIVESPAKAKTIEKFLGKNYTVKSSYGHIRDLSKKNLGIDIEDGFIPNYEIDSGKQKIVTELKESVKKANMVYLASDEDREGEAIAWHLAEVLKLDNKNSKRIVFHEITPKAIEHAIKNPRDIDKNLVNAQQARRVLDRLVGFEISPLLWRKIKPSLSAGRVQSVAVRLIVEREREIQNFKSSSSFKVIGHFICHKNNQDYLIKAELNKRLNEKEVKELLKSCSDYQFSVSEIQTKPARKTPAAPFTTSTLQQEASRKFGFSVSQTMVIAQRLYENGFITYMRTDSTNLSEDALAAAKKQITSVFGQEYSQTRRYTTKAKGAQEAHEAIRPTYFQNQSIKGNAADQKLYDLIWKRTVASQMSDAIIEKTTITIPSPKKEYKFIAIGEVIKFDGFLKLYIESYDDENEDKEAEQNIGLPPIKEGQPLTNSLIEATERFSQHPPRYSEATLVRKLEELGIGRPSTYAPTISTIQQREYVVKKDRAGEKRKIKIIKLQNKVIKDIEKTETYGAEKSKLFPTDIGIVVNDYLVDKFENILDYSFTANIEKEFDDIAAGTLQWDQMLNEFYTPFHETVVKASTEKDRKRVGERILGTDPKSGKQISVKIGRYGAMAQIGTSDDDEKPRFAALRADQSIETITLEEALQLFAPPKNFGTFEGYEITYGSGRFGPYLKHNGLYYSIKKTENVDDIDNKKAIEIILNKRETDAQKIIKTFEENADIKILRGRFGPYISYQKKNYKIPKTQDPEELSIESCFEIINKQDSAKKTEKSKTTKTTKTKKGTSKK
- a CDS encoding type IX secretion system membrane protein PorP/SprF produces the protein MRTYITTILLFVSVIVVGQQLPQSTFFNYDHMTINPGYAGTQEGVCINVLARNQWMGFEGAPATQKFDVHTPFKLFGLEHGVGLALFNDKYGFANDISSTLSYAFLKNIGFGKLGVGVGFGLNNQKLEGEWEPPQIGQDNLIPTASAKGKLAFSFNVGAFYKTSNVFLGLSVMNVNAGDMSYKDNTGVTKYSYLVRHYNITAGYNYQLSNPLFEIEPAVLISTIGSSTRININGTLRYRDKVWGGVGYRNTDAITTFIGAEFLEGLLFGVAYDITTSKIAKFDDGSVEIFLRYVFKIGIEKDHSNYKSIRFL
- a CDS encoding SUMF1/EgtB/PvdO family nonheme iron enzyme, with translation MKKLFYLFIATIFLYSCSNTDTGELTGVLDRAPVYSYDPYGMVLIPQGSFVQGSGDEDLPWSLNAEAKTISVAAFWMDDTEITNNEYRQFVYWVRDSIARLEISNSGAIDIEEARVAYNSLDQDLRVEPYNIEDQDLPLNWEYDIPWTGEDQEMWDAYNVVKEKLFYPSEERFTRFIGREEIDTRKLIFEYSWIDFNQAAQKYLLDGKVRRRNYSAEVLETKDYEPDKETNVLNAQAVEERYVNRKSFIQRNRILVYPDTLVWVGDFSYSYNEPYASTYFSHPNYDDYPVVGVTWVQATAFCIWRTNLMTSYLVRQGNAIAHDYKLPTEAEWEYAARGGLEQMMYPWGGYYTRDANGCFLANFKGVRGDVTKDGAFYTSEVGYYDPNDYGLYDMAGNVAEWTRDAFDESAYSYTHDLNPSYEYNAKKDDQPVLKRKVVRGGSWKDIAFFLQNGTRTYEYQDTAKSYIGFRCVRAHMGTAPAVSSKSNVY